The following are encoded in a window of Lynx canadensis isolate LIC74 chromosome B1, mLynCan4.pri.v2, whole genome shotgun sequence genomic DNA:
- the SLC34A2 gene encoding sodium-dependent phosphate transport protein 2B: MAPWPELENAQPDPNKYMEGDTSQQSTTPGKGKDTSQNDSGTPVTKIELLPSYSTVALIEEPTAVEDPWDLPELRDTGIKWSERDTKGKILCVFQGIGKFILLLAFLYFFVCSLDVLSSAFQLVGGKVAGQFFSNNSIMSNPVAGLVIGVLVTVLVQSSSTSSSIIVSMVASSLLTVRAAIPIIMGANIGTSVTNTIVALMQAGDRSEFRRAFAGATVHDFFNWLSVLVLLPLEAATHYLEILTNLVVETFNFKNGEDAPALLKVITDPFTKLIIQLDKKVINQIAMNDEAAKNKSLIKIWCETFTNVTQMNVTVPSPENCTSPSLCWSDGSYTWTIKNVTYKENIAKCQHIFVNSSLPDVAVGIILLLASLLVLCGCLIMIVKLLGSVLRGQVAVVIKKTLNTDFPFPFAWLTGYLAILVGAGMTFIVQSSSVFTSAMTPLIGIGVITIERAYPLTLGSNIGTTTTAILAALASPGNTLRSSLQIALCHFFFNISGILLWYPIPFTRLPIRLAKGLGNISAEYRWFAIFYLIFFFFLTPLAVFGLSLAGWPVLVGVGAPIILVILLVVVLRFLQSRYPRILPRKLQSWDFLPLWMHSLKPWDELIFLLTGCCQTRCCFCCRVCCRACCLLCGCPACCRCSGCCRILEEEQDTPIKAPKAFDNMAMSTEAQDGVPRSQVDGPDTDTEVTSSSTAL, translated from the exons ATGGCTCCCTGGCCTGAGCTGGAAAATGCCCAGCCCGACCCCAATAAATACATGGAAGGGGACACCAGCCAGCAGTCCACCACACCCGGGAAAGGCAAGGACACTAGCCAAA ATGACAGCGGGACCCCAGTCACCAAGATCGAGCTTCTGCCGTCCTATTCCACCGTGGCACTGATAGAGGAACCCACAGCAGTAGAAGACCCCTGGGACCTGCCCGAGCTCCGGGACACGGGGATCAAGTGGTCAG AGAGAGACACCAAAGGGAAGATTCTCTGTGTCTTCCAAGGAATTGggaaatttattttgcttctggCATTTCTCTACTTCTTCGTGTGCTCGCTGGATGTCCTCAGCAGTGCCTTCCAGCTGGTTGGAG GAAAGGTGGCCGGGCAGTTTTTCAGCAACAACTCTATTATGTCCAACCCCGTGGCTGGGCTGGTGATCGGAGTGCTGGTGACTGTCCTTGTGCAGAGTTCCAGCACCTCCTCGTCCATCATCGTCAGCATGGTGGCCTCCTCGT TGCTGACTGTGCGTGCCGCCATCCCCATCATCATGGGGGCCAACATTGGGACCTCAGTCACCAACACCATTGTGGCGCTCATGCAGGCAGGAGACCGGAGTGAGTTCAGAAG GGCTTTTGCGGGGGCTACTGTCCATGACTTCTTCAACTGGCTCTCTGTGTTGGTGCTCTTGCCCCTGGAGGCAGCTACCCATTACCTGGAGATCCTGACCAACTTGGTGGTAGAGACCTTTAACTTCAAGAATGGAGAAGATGCCCCGGCACTTCTGAAAGTTATCACAGATCCCTTCACGAAACTCATTATCCAG CTGGATAAGAAAGTTATCAACCAAATTGCAATGAATGATGAAgcagccaaaaacaagagtctgaTCAAGATTTGGTGTGAAACTTTTACCAACGTG ACTCAGATGAATGTCACTGTCCCCTCGCCTGAGAACTGCACCTCCCCTTCCCTTTGTTGGTCGGACGGTTCCTACACCTGGACCATCAAGAACGTGACCTACAAGGAGAACATTGCCAAGT GCCAACACATCTTTGTGAATTCCAGCCTCCCAGATGTTGCTGTTGGCATAATCCTGCTGTTAGCCTCCCTACTGGTCCTCTGTGGCTGCCTGATCATGATCGTCAAGCTCCTGGGCTCCGTGCTCCGGGGACAGGTAGCCGTTGTCATCAAGAAGACCCTCAACACTG attttccctttccttttgcctGGCTGACTGGCTACCTGGCCATCCTTGTGGGGGCAGGTATGACCTTCATCGTGCAGAGCAGCTCTGTGTTCACATCTGCTATGACCCCACTGATTG GTATTGGTGTGATCACCATTGAGAGGGCATATCCACTCACGCTCGGCTCCAACATCggcaccaccaccaccgccattCTGGCCGCCTTAGCCAGCCCAGGCAATACTCTCAGGAGCTCACTGCAG ATCGCCCTGTGCCACTTTTTCTTCAACATCTCGGGCATCCTGCTGTGGTACCCAATCCCATTCACCCGCCTGCCCATCCGCCTGGCCAAGGGGCTGGGCAACATCTCCGCCGAGTACCGCTGGTTTGCCATCTTCTACCtgatcttcttcttcttcctgacCCCGCTGGCCGTGTTCGGCCTCTCGCTGGCGGGCTGGCCGGTGCTGGTGGGCGTGGGGGCGCCCATCATCCTCGTGATCCTCCTGGTGGTGGTCCTCAGGTTCCTGCAGTCCCGCTACCCGCGCATCCTGCCCAGAAAGCTCCAGAGCTGGGACTTCCTGCCGCTGTGGATGCACTCGCTGAAGCCCTGGGATGAACTGATCTTCCTGCTCACTGGCTGTTGCCAGACgcgctgctgcttctgctgccgGGTCTGCTGCCGCGCCTGCTGCCTGCTGTGCGGCTGCCCGGCCTGCTGCCGCTGCAGCGGGTGCTGCCGGAtcctggaggaggagcaggatACGCCCATCAAGGCCCCCAAGGCCTTTGATAACATGGCCATGAGCACAGAGGCCCAGGACGGGGTCCCCAGGTCTCAGGTGGATGGCCCGGATACAGACACAGAGGTCACCTCCAGCAGCACAGCCTTGTAG